In the Candidatus Cloacimonadota bacterium genome, AAGAAGTGAGTTTGCTTTGCAAATATATTCATGAGCTCGCTTTGCTCGAACAAAAGCAATTTTCCGGCAAAGAATTGCAAGAATTTATTAAAAAATCTAATAAGATTTTAGAATTCGTGAAGTAACTCCATCCGCCATCTGGCGGATGGATTGTCGGATATAAATCTATGGGCGGCTTGTTATTGCAAGTCGCCATTTTTTTTGTCTGTTCTCAAGAACAATGAATAATGAATAATGAATAATTCCCATCAATTCCCAACTTTTACCATCTTCCTTACCACCGCATTTTTACCATATTCCAATTTGTAAAAATATGTTCCGGGAGAAACTTCATTTCCATAACTATCTTTTTTATGGAATTAAATTATCAGCATCCCAAAAGTGAGTAATAGTCTTTAGATAACCCTCAACGATCCATTCAGGAATATCATCTATACCGGTAATATACGGATTTTGAGCTGAAGTACCATATCCATATATCCAATCGCTATCATCTTCATCTGACGAACCTTCCCTTATAGCATTATAAAATGGATTATTACCATCATCTTGATATATATTATAAGTTTTATATTTATTTAATAAATTTACACCTTCTTCGAACAAATATTCATGAATAGGTTGCATATATGCGGAAATGTTAGTATTAATAAGAATGCATATCATTATTGCTAAAAAAACAAAATACTTTTTCATTGCTACTCCTTTTTAAAAAATAAAAGATATTTTCAAATTACTTATTATCAATTTTAAACCAAAATCTAAGGATATACGGAAAAAAGAGTTAGTACCAATTTTAAAGCTATAACCTAAACCGTAAGAAATATTAGGAAATACATAGTGCTTTATATCTCCACCACCTCCCGGCTCAGGGCCAATCATAATTACATAATCCAAACCCAAATTAAAACAGTTATATAATCCTGCTCTGTCTAATGATCTAAATCTATTAACGTTCCAGGAACTACCCATAGTCGTTACAAATCCTATTGTGTTAAGATGTAAGGTTACCATATTCTCCCTTACATAAGTAGAATCATATTTAATTTGTCCCCATCCTAACTGAATTCCAGGCAAAATAACAGTATCAAGAGCAAAAAGGAAACACCCTTTGGGTCTTTCAATTGATTCAAGCAAATCAGTACTACTCTCAGAATGGAAATTGGGAACATTGGGTACTTCATTTAAATTGTGGATATTATTAGCAATTATAACATTCACAATATCATTTGAACCACTGCTATTAAATTGTCTTTGAGTACTTGTAATATTCAGATTATTAAATTTTAAAAAAAGTCCATTACCAGCTGACGAAACAGCACATAACAGCATTAATAGAACCAATATCCCAATTATTTTCATTCTGCATTTGGCAAAAAACCAAATAATTTAATTCCCATAATACTCCTAAAATTTTTAATAATTTTACACTTTATATTTTGTGCCGAATTGATATGTGGCAAATAAGATTGTCAAATATTGTGAAAAATTTTGGGAAAGTTGAATGGGGATTTTTTGCTTTTAATTTTCACTCTTTCGGAAAAGGCAAATAAAGAGATTACTCTTTTAACCGTATTTATTAATTTCAATTTTATTTTGCTTGTGCAATTTCAATTTTTTGTAAACAAAATTTGAATTCTATTTTGAGAACTTCCTGCAATCTTGTCAATTTTTTGGTAATAGGACAACCAAAAACTAATTTATGGAATTCCTAATGAATTTTTATTAGATTTTATTTTACCTGCTTGGAAAATATTTTTTTTATTATAATTGACAATTTCGTACATTTTAAAAAATATGCCTATTAAAATTATGAAAGTTCTCAAGAAATTATATAAAAGGTTTCCTCTTTACCAGTGGTGTGGATTGCATCGTATAATTCCCACAACAGCAGGTGATTATAATAAATTTAAAAAGGCATTTGTGAATAAAATCACAAGTGCCTTTTTTTATAATATGAAAAATAGCAGGAGAAAAAATGCAAAAAGACTTAGAGATTTTGTGCAGTTTGCAAAAATTGGATAATAAGATTTTTCAAATAGATAAAAAAGCCAAACGATTACCCAAACAATTGAAAGAACTGGAAGAAAAAAACGAATCTGACAATAAGGCGATCATCGAAATTAATCAAAATTTGGAAGATAATCTTCAGAAGCAGATGAATCATGAATTGGACATTTCTGCGAATCTAAAAGAAATCAACAATTACGAGAGCCAACTTCTTTCTGTTAAAACAAACAAAGAATATAAGGCTTTGAATTCGGAGATTGCTTTCAAGAAAGAGAAAAATGCTTCGATTGAAGAAAAATTAATCGAACTATTAGAGGAAGAATCAATTCTTAAAAACGAAAAAAAGAGTATCGAAATAGTTTTCACAAGCGATAAGAAAAAATTAGAGGAAGAACGGGTAAAAATTGATGCTGAAATCCATGAATATGAAACACAAATTAATGTCTGGGAACAAAAAAAAAAGGATTTAGGAAAAAAGATTCCCGAAATTTTATTCAGAAGATACAATCGCCTAATTTCACATAAAAACGGTAAAGCAATTGCTGAGATAACCAAAGAGGGAGTGTGCTCGGGATGTCATTTTAAGATACGTCCCCAAATAGTAGTTGAAGTTATTAAAGGTAATTCAATCATCACCTGCGAAAACTGTTCAAGAATTTTTATACCAATAGACGTGTCTTCCAAAGAAAATTAGACAATCGCCTTCCGTCCCGAAAACCTTCGGGATTCGGGGGGAGGAAAGTCCGAACACCATGAGCAGAATACTTCCTAACGGGAAGTCCCGGTAACGGGGAGCTAGTGCAACAGAAAATATACCGTCCACCAATTCATCGGTGGATAAGGGTGAAATGGTGGTGTAAGAGACCACCAGTATCGGTGGTAACATCGGTAGCTTGGTAAACCTTATTCGGTGCAAGGTCAAATAAAAGGGAATCCCGATATTTTCGGGAACGAATCCGCTCAGTTCGTCATAACCCTTGGGTAGATCGCATTAATCTGCCACCTTTTTGGTGGAATCTGCCACTTGGCAGATAGCAGTGATGCCAGATACAGATAAATGGTTGTCAGTCTGCCAGCCAGCGGATTACAGAATTCGGCTTATTATTTTCTTTGGAAGTTTTATTTTATTAAATTTATAGAATTGGAGATGAGATGAGAAAACGATGGATTTTACACGAAACGGATGTGAACGAATCATTGCAGAAAAGTCTTGCTAAAGAGCTTTCCTGTGATGAAGTCATCGCAAAATTTTTGCTAAAAAAGGATATAACCACCGCGGAAGATGCAAATAAATTTTTCAAACCAAAATTTGAAGATCTTCACAGTCCGTGGTTGTTTTCAGATATGAAGAAAGCTGTAGATCGAATCCAGAAAGCTATCTCCAATCACGAGAAAATTATTATTTATGGAGATTACGATGTG is a window encoding:
- a CDS encoding C4-type zinc ribbon domain-containing protein codes for the protein MQKDLEILCSLQKLDNKIFQIDKKAKRLPKQLKELEEKNESDNKAIIEINQNLEDNLQKQMNHELDISANLKEINNYESQLLSVKTNKEYKALNSEIAFKKEKNASIEEKLIELLEEESILKNEKKSIEIVFTSDKKKLEEERVKIDAEIHEYETQINVWEQKKKDLGKKIPEILFRRYNRLISHKNGKAIAEITKEGVCSGCHFKIRPQIVVEVIKGNSIITCENCSRIFIPIDVSSKEN